From the Leishmania braziliensis MHOM/BR/75/M2904 contig, possible fusion of chromosomes 20 and 34 genome, the window CGACGACGGCTAATACTGCCCAAAACCCCGTGCCTCCCACGCGCATCACGCAGAGTACATTGGCGAGGAATGCCCAGGCTCTGCTGCTTTTGGTCGTGGCGCCACAGCACAGGGCGATTCCGCCGCTGGGCAGGCAGAGGGGGCGCCGTGGCTATTTGGCACTGGTCCTTGCTCCATCGATGCGCCGCCTTCcacgcgagcagcagcagcacacacggAGAGCAGGTCGACTCTGCTCAACAGCTTCGCTTGTTGGAGGGGAGGCAGTGCGTCGCTCGCCCCGAGCGCGGCGTCCATTAGCGTGAGTCCGTGATGGCGCTCGCCAAGCATCTGGAGGGTGTTCATGACGCGGCGAGCGTACGTGGGCTTTCTCTGCATTGACGCTTCCATCGCCTGAAGGAGCAGCACGGCGGTATGCTCGATCAGTGGAAGATCGGCCACACTCGCGAACATGACTAAGCGAGACCACAGGCTGCGCATTCGCGAACACGTAGTGGTGCCCCACACTCTCCGCGAAAAACGGCAACATTATGATTGCGCTGTACGAATGACCAGTGGTCTTGACAACAGCCACAACACCACACGGCCGCCTCACTTTGCAGCGTTgatggcaccgccgccatcatCATAGGTCCGCTCTTCACAGCGGTCCAGGACTTGTGCCTTCGTAAGCCGCATGCAACGCACGGCAGTCCGTCGCTACCCTCTCTGGTCCGAAATTCGCAGACGAGAGCATCACCTGAGCACCTTATGTCATGTACGCGACGAATGTGACTGAAGCAGATCGATAAGGAGGTGGCCATTGTTGGGGTGGAATGGcaggctgcagctgccgtggggcgtgtgcgcgcagtGCGGCAATCTCAGCACGCGCCTCTCACAAGGGGGAGCGGAATTCCTGAGCCGATACGTCCTTGCTGGTGAGCTTGTTGTACGCCACCGATGAGACGCTGGCAGAGCCACGACAGGTCGCCCCTCGGTGTGCTTGAGCTCGAGTTCCGGCTCGtcgaagagaagaggcggcCCTCTTCGCTCGACCTTTTAAACGCCCACCAGGCCGAGAAGTCTCTGAAGGCGCCTTCAGTCCTCGTCATGCTCGAGCTGCACAATGCACGCGTCCGGGAGGCGTACTTCATTACGCAAGAGTTGTGTGATGGCTGCGTTGGGTGGAAGTGGGACAACCCCACCGAGCGGGGCCTCTCATGGGGTACCCCCACGAGTCTTCTGTAATACCGTGCTGATCGAAGGACACAAAGTTCTCATCAAACTCGGTGAACAGCAGAGTGAACGTAGCTGTGATTTGGAAAGGCAAACCCATGTCCAGGTGGGATGCGAATAAGTTTTCACATTAGGACTCCATCAGGACCCGGCCCGGCCTGTGTGAGGAGTGCCAACGTAGCGCCCACGATGGCGTGAGATCGTCCACTGTTGGGGATGCAGTAGTATGATTCAGCGGTTGCTCCCTTCGGCGAGGGTTCCGTTGTTGTTTCTTACCAActgcagaagaggaggaagaaggtaGGCGAAGCCCGATTCATCATCACTCACCCATCTTGGGAACACTCCTACCGTCGTATACGTCAGTGTGATTGCATTGAGGAAGGTGGGTGAGATGAGAGCAAACgagatggggagggggctgaCAAGCACCGCACCCCCATCTCTGCACCTCCTTAtcctcctcaccaccacaGTGCAAGTCAGAACAGGCAAAGCGAAAACACCAGAAACTGTGAGCATGAGAAAACCAAACAAAACAGAACAACGCAAGGCGGCGTCTGTGGGGGTAGTTTTTAGCTGCTCAGCAATCTGGAGTGAGGTGCGTCTTCACAGCAAAGTCGACCCCTTTGCGAAGCTCAGCACTGAGTGCAGGAACGCACGCGTCAAGCAACTGCTGCTCGTAGGCGTTCAGCGCCGGTATCGGCAGCACACGCTCTACACCATGCGTGCCCAGCTCCACTGCGCATCCAAAGAAGTGACAGTGTGGCTGCTGGAGGTCGTTTTCAACGAAGGCATACTCGGCAATGCCCTTGTCACCGCGGAGAGCCTTCAGTATCGAGGTGGACCAATCCGAGGCCGCATACGCCATGGACAGCGTCGCCGAGCCCTTTCCGGCCTTTGCCTTCACCACCTCATCCCCACCAAACTGGATGCGGTACgtcagctgctccacctgcTCCTTCGACAGTGACGGGAAGCctgagagcagcggcacaatCGTCTCACCGCTGTGGCCGCCAACGACAGGGACGTCGATGTCGTACGGACTTCTACCGAGCGCCTCCGCAACGAAGGTACGAGCACGGACAACGTCGAGTGTGGTGACGCCAAATAGGCGCCCAGGATCGTACGCGCCGAGCTTCTTCAGCGTCTCCGCAGCCACCGGCACAGTGCTGTTGACGGGGTTGCTGATGACACCGATGATGGCCTTCGGTGCGGCCCTGGCAACCGCCGTCACGAGATCGCGCACGATGCCAGCGTTCGTGTTGAAGAGGTCGTCGCGTGTCATCCCAGGTTTGCGTGGGATGCCAGCCGCCACAAGCACCAAGTCTGCCCCCTTCACAGCCTTTTCCAGTTCATCGGAGGCAAATCCAGTGACCTCTGCTGGTGACGGAATATGGAAGAGGTCGGCAGCCACGCCTGTTCCGCCGCGAATGTCGTAGAGCGAAAGGTCTGTCACTAGAGGGCTGCACTTCAGGAGGAGCGACAAGGGCTGCCCAATGCCGCCAGCTGCACCCAAGACGGCAACGCGGGACAGCAGAGTCGCAGAGGAGCGCATGACTGTCGGCGAAGAGGCGATACTTGACGGTACTAGTGCGACAGAGTCCTCTCACCGGCAAAGGTAGTGTACGCGTACTTGTGAgagatgagcagcggcaccgaaAGCTATCGTGCATGCACGCCACGCTTCGCGTAGAGCG encodes:
- the mMDH gene encoding mitochondrial malate dehydrogenase, which gives rise to MRSSATLLSRVAVLGAAGGIGQPLSLLLKCSPLVTDLSLYDIRGGTGVAADLFHIPSPAEVTGFASDELEKAVKGADLVLVAAGIPRKPGMTRDDLFNTNAGIVRDLVTAVARAAPKAIIGVISNPVNSTVPVAAETLKKLGAYDPGRLFGVTTLDVVRARTFVAEALGRSPYDIDVPVVGGHSGETIVPLLSGFPSLSKEQVEQLTYRIQFGGDEVVKAKAGKGSATLSMAYAASDWSTSILKALRGDKGIAEYAFVENDLQQPHCHFFGCAVELGTHGVERVLPIPALNAYEQQLLDACVPALSAELRKGVDFAVKTHLTPDC